A region of Lepus europaeus isolate LE1 chromosome 2, mLepTim1.pri, whole genome shotgun sequence DNA encodes the following proteins:
- the AGPAT3 gene encoding 1-acyl-sn-glycerol-3-phosphate acyltransferase gamma → MGLLAYLKTQFVVHLLIGFVFVVSGLVINFTQLCTLALWPVNKQLYRRLNCRLAYSLWSQLVMLLEWWSCTECTLFTDEDTLGHFGKEHVVVILNHNFEIDFLCGWTMCERFGVLGSSKVLAKKELLYVPLIGWTWYFLEVVFCKRKWEEDRDTVVRGLRRLCDYPEYMWFLLYCEGTRFTETKHRVSMEVAASKGLPPLKYHLLPRTKGFTTAVQCLQGTVAAIYDVTLNFRGNKNPSLLGILYGKKYEADMCVRRFPLEEIPLDEKEAAQWLHKLYQEKDALQEAYKLQGTFPGQQFRPARRPWTLLNFLCWATVLLSPLFSFVLGVFASGSPLLILTFLGFVGAASFGVRRLIGVTEIEKGSNYGNQEFKKKE, encoded by the exons ATGGGCCTGCTCGCCTACCTGAAGACCCAGTTCGTGGTGCACCTGCTCATCGGGTTTGTGTTCGTGGTGAGCGGGCTGGTCATCAACTTCACCCAGCTGTGCACACTGGCCCTCTGGCCCGTCAACAAGCAGCTGTACCGCCGCCTGAACTGCCGCCTCGCCTACTCGCTCTGGAGCC AGCTGGTCATGCTGCTGGAGTGGTGGTCGTGCACGGAGTGTACCCTCTTCACCGACGAGGACACCCTGGGCCACTTTGGGAAGGAGCACGTGGTCGTCATCCTCAACCACAACTTCGAAATCGACTTCCTCTGTGGGTGGACGATGTGCGAGCGGTTTGGCGTGTTGGGG agCTCCAAAGTCCTGGCTAAGAAGGAGCTGCTGTATGTGCCCCTCATCGGCTGGACCTGGTACTTCCTGGAGGTGGTGTTCTGCAAACGCAAGTGGGAGGAGGACCGCGACACGGTCGTGCGGGGACTGAGGCGCCTGTGCGACTACCCCGAGTACATGTGG TTTCTGCTGTACTGCGAAGGCACGCGCTTCACGGAGACCAAGCACCGGGTCAGCATGGAGGTGGCCGCCTCCAAGGGGCTGCCCCCGCTCAAGTACCACCTGCTCCCGCGCACCAAGGGCTTCACCACGGCCGTGCAGTGTCTGCAGGGGACAG tTGCCGCCATCTATGACGTCACGCTGAACTTCCGCGGAAACAAGAACCCGTCGCTGCTCGGGATCCTCTACGGGAAGAAGTATGAGGCGGACATGTGCGTGAG GAGATTTCCTCTAGAAGAGATCCCACTGGATGAGAAGGAAGCGGCCCAGTGGCTCCACAAACTGTACCAGGAGAAG GACGCGCTGCAGGAGGCCTACAAGCTGCAGGGCACCTTCCCGGGGCAGCAGTTCAGACCCGCCCGGCGGCCCTGGACGCTGCTCAACTTCCTGTGCTGGGCCACCGTCCTCCTGTCGCCCCTCTTCAGCTTTGTCCTGGGCGTCTTCGCCAGTGGATCCCCCCTCCTGATCCTGACCTTCCTGGGGTTTGTGGGAGCAG CGTCCTTTGGAGTCCGCAGACTGATAGGAGTGACGGAAATAGAAAAAGGCTCCAACTACGGCAACCAagaatttaagaaaaaggaataa